GGACGTACAATGTTACACAACGAAGAAGTCTCGACGCCGAAATCAGTGGAAGATGAAATTCTTGCCGAATGGAACGTGGAATTTCGTAAAGTAGAGAAATCGCTGAATGGAGATTTTAAAGAACACTTCCCAAACGTCGATGGATTTGTAAGAAGCGAGCCCGGTGGTTTTTTTATGATGGACGAGTACTCGCACCACGCAGAAAAAATCTATCGTTTTCAACCAAGAAGTGACGACGTTTGGATCACAACCTTCCCAAAATGTGgtaattacattttcttttatctgtttggctttgaaaaatagaTCGTCATTTTGTTTGTAGTTGGTTATAAGAACAGACACGGCAATTCTAATGTCAAAATAGTTCACGAAGACTTTACgatattttacaaaaaaaggggcgtTAATGGGGGCTTTATTTCCCcatccctttaaaaaaaaattgtattcgTATTTTGAATAACAACGTCAAATCATTCGTGATTTACGCGCCTTTTAAGTTAAGGAGCCCCTCCGCTATAGACTACCGCTGCCCTTAAATTCGTTGTTTCTAACTCAATAAGCTATTAAGGCTAGACTTCGAGGCAAATAGTTTACATGGCAACATGGCGTTTTTGCGCACCAAATTCGAACTAcagcaaaataaaaggaggTGTTATCCATCCGTCGTCGAGAATGTTTAACCAGTTAATTTTGATCAATTCAGGAACAACATGGACGCAAGAATTGGTTTGGATGATCATGAACAACTGCGACAAGATGAAAGCGAAGGCGCCTATAATAATTCGATCACCATTTCTAGAGTAagtatatttttcaaataaatagcTTAACGAGACGCTTCCGTTACTCAATTTCATGGCCCCATTTTAGATTTCCCTACATGTTGAGACCGGGAATCATGCCAGCAGAAATGACACAAATGATGCCCACTCTTGAAATGGTTGATGCAATGCCTTCACCAAGGGTCATTAAGAGCcaccttccattttttcttcttcacccaAAACTGTTGGATACTTGCAAAGTAATCATTATTTCTTCACCCTATTTCTAAAACACGAGCCTTGCAATAATGCACTTGTTTAGGTGGTTTACGTGGCCCGCAACCCAAAAGACGTaatggtttcatttttctatcatCACCAACTAATGGACGTTCACGGATTTGAAGGGGACATTGAGAAATTCGCTCAATATTTTATGGACGATGAAAGTATGAAGTGTTGTACAATTCACTTAAGCGTATCATTTACTCATTATGTGATTTCAAATTCAGTCatgttttccccctttttccctCACATTCTGGATGCGTGGAACAAACGCCATCATCccaacattctttttcttttctacgaAGATATGAAAAAGGTATCCTCTTATCACGATTACGGGCGTACACAGAGCATACaagtaatgttttttttaatttgaaaaaataggaTCTACGCGGAGAAATTGAAAAGGTCGCCAAATTTCTCGGTCAATCGCTTTCGGAAGAGCAACTCACGGATTTGAGAGAACATTTACGCTTCGAGAACTGTGCAAAGAACGAGTCAATGAACATGGAAGTTGCCAAGCAATTTGGCAATATGAATAAAGATGGCCACTTTATACGCAAAGGTATTAAACGGTCTAACCACTAGAATTATAACTAAAGTAAATGAAACTATGTATGCCACTTACCTTCAACACTTAATTGCTGGTGCTTTTGTTGTCGCAGGCAAAACTGGCGATTGGAAAAACCATTTTGGTCCGGAGCTGAATAAGCGCATCGATGAGTGGATTGATAAAAACCTGAGCGGCACCGATCTCAAGTTTGTTACAGAACTTGAATTCCAAGATTGACCGCTTCACCACACCATAGTCTGCTGATTAGATGCGACATCATTTCTAAGGATTTGGATTgccgtgaaaagaaaaaaacgattcataagctttttttttattgctttaaaaaaaaatgcatcaatTAAATATAGCGATAACTGTTAATCCCGCTTTGAAACTAAAATTTTATCGACTATTCATTTTGTCGAGAATTGGCAatcgcaagaaaaaaaaaaggcaatttaAAGAGGAGCTGGTCGTTCAAACCGAATCGAAACCGATTGTTGCCCCGATCTCTAACACCAGCAGTTTAGTTTCGGTTTCCGACCCGATTGTTTTGGTTCTTGCCGACACGAGACCGAAACCGAAAATACAGTCACGTGTTGTCAAACCAACATTGACACTGATGAAACTTACCCGCAAGCAATCGCATTTCCGAGTGCTACTTCGACTGCTAGTTCTAAAAGAACACGGAACGAAATCGGGGTCGCGCGTCCCCTTCTGGCCGTTTCAGTTTGTTTTCCCACCCGGACTGCGCACGTTTAAAATGTTACGCGACGAAGAACGCTCGACGAATAGATCAGttaaagaagatgaaattctCGCCGAATGGAACGTGAAATTTCGCAAGGTGGATCAATCTTTGAGTGGAAACTTGAAGGAACATTTCCCGAATTGTGCGGAGCATGGATTTGTAACGAGCGAACCGGGTGGCTTTTTCTTGATGGACGAGTATTCACGCCATGCAGAAAAAATCTATCGCTTTCAACCAAGAAGCGACGATGTGTGGGTGGTAACATTTCCCAGATGTGGTAATTATCTTTTCCTTTACTTTTACAACGACTTGTTCCATCTGGACGTCACATATCTCATTTATTTAGGGACAACATGGACGCAAGAACTGGTGTGGATGATCATGAATGACTGCGATAAAATTAGGGCAAAGGCACCTTTAATGGTTCGATCACCGTTCCTAGAGTATGTTTCTTTTTAGGATAATATTAATTAAACGTTTCCGTAATCAATCTGGCGATTCATTTTGCTCAATTTAAGATTACCATACATGTTGCCTTTCGACGCTACTTCACCAGAGATCAGAAACATGATGGTAACTCTTGAAACGATCGAGGAAATGCCTTCACCAAGAATTATCAAAAGCCACCTTCCGTTCTTCCTACTTCATCCCAAATTGCTGGATACTTGCAAGGTGAATAACTgctttaaaacaattttctaaattaagACGTCCAATGTTTTCTGATCAGGTGGTATACGTGGCTCGCAATCCAAAAGACGTCATAGTTTCGTGTTTCTACCACCACCGGCTATTTGATTTCCACTATTTCGACGGAGACGTTGAGAAATTCGCACAATACTTCATGGATGGCGAAGGTAAAAAGGGATTTATATTATCATTTTCACCTTATCCTTTCAATTCATGTTCTGCTTCCATTCGTCCTTTAGTAATGTTCTCTCCATTTTTCCCGCACATCCTTGATGCCTGGAGTAAACGCCATCTTCCCAACatgctctttcttttctacgaAGACTTGAAAAAGGTAATTTACATTCACATCGTGCACGCAAATatagatgaagaaaaacaatgacgCAAAACAGGATTTACGCGGAGAAATTGAAAAGATAGCCAAGTTTCTCGGTAAATCGCTGGCGGAAGAGCAACTCGAGGATCTGAGAGAACACCTGCGCTTCGACAATTTTGCAAAGAACGAGTCTGTGAACATGGAACCAGCCAAGCAATTTGGGCGTTTCAATCCCGACGGCCACTTTGTACGCAAAGGTTGATTGTCTATCCAATATGGCAAGTAACAGACGAATTTCATATTTAACGGCTTACGTGTTTGCAGGAAAAACGGGCGAttggaaaaatcatttcagTCCGGAGATGAATCAGCGCATCGATGAATGGATTGAAAAAAATCTGAATGGATGCGCAGATCTCAAGTTCGTAACCCAACTTGAATTCCAAGATTGATCTTCCCTATCCCCAAATACAGGTTCAATGTCAAATCATTCTCAAAAATGACTCGCATACGTTTAATGTAAATGCGACACTACAACGAACTTAAATCGCAAAACAAGCCTATCGCATTAGAACATTTCGACAATGAGAGAAAGGGCAATGTACTTTATTTAGCTGCTTACTATTTATGCAAAGTTTCCCTCAAATCAGAGATGAACGATATTTTCGTACGATTTATCTATTTCAAGATGACCCTTTAACCCCGGGTcccattttttatgtttgctTCCTTCCTTATCTTCTCGCTGCAAATAACAAACGTTGATAAGCAATTTTGGTGCATCGTACGATTTTTAAGTTGCCGTTTAGTCTTGGAACGAATTCGGATCAATCGGGAACTTACTTATTACTTCGCAAATGTCGCCCGGAAACGAAGAAGTGATCATGGCAACCACCAATATTAAATTTGAAGTGATTCCAAAAACCCTGACTCGTCCATTTAAAGAGCATTTCCCTAGTTATACCGAAGGGTTGACCAGAGGCGATCCAGGTGGATTTGTTTTGACTCCAGAATACGCCAAACACGCGGATCAGCTGCGCAACTTTCAACCCAGAAATGACGACGTTTGGATAGTTACTTTCCCGAAATGCGgtaagtagtttttttttttccaataaaaaaaaattaattgcaGCGAGGTATTGCGTTTAGGAACAACATGGACACAGGAATTGGTGTGGATGGTAATGAACGAATGCGACGAGGAGGCTGGAAAACAGCCGTTGACGATACGATCTCCTTTCCTAGAGTACGTGCTATATGCCTTTCTAATTATTGTGCGTCCAATTAAGAACATCCCGTGCTTGTTACCGTGGTCAGATTTCCTTATCTAACACCAGCACAAGCCGTAAACGAGCCACTGGAATTGAATAAAATGGTGCCAGTTAAAGCGATTGAAACGATGCCTTCGCCTCGACTCATCAAGACGCACCTGCCTCTATATCTACTTCACCCAAAGCTGCTCGATACCAGCAAGGTAGTCTACGTGGTGCGCAATCCAAAGGACGTCATCGTTTCCTACTTTTACCACCATCGGCTCATCAAATTCCAGAATTATACGGGAACGCTAGAAGACTTTGCTCAGTATTTCATGGACGATGAAGGTATGgattattcaatttcaaattgaaaaaaaacgtaacGTACTTGTTGATGGCTCTAGTTTTTTACGCGCCCTTCTTCCCTCACGCGTTGGAGGCATGGGCTCAACGTCATCATCCCAACatgctctttcttttctacgaGGACATGAATCACGTAACAGATTTCTCTTGATCCTGCATTCTACCATTTTGTGCTTTAATTGGAGGTAATCAATGACAGAACCTGAGGGGAGAAATTGAACGTGTTGCTGCTTTTCTTGGCAAAACCCTAACGGGCGAACAGCTGGCCAGACTTGTTGCCCATCTTCGTTTCGAAACGTTTGGGAAAAACGATGCAGTCAATTTCGAAGCCAGCAAGAAAATGGGTTTTATGAACCCTGAAGGCCGTTTCATTCGTAAAGGTACGATTGTTCCAATAACTTAAACGTACCCATTTAGAGAAAAcgtaaaatttcttttgctaCAGGGCAAATAGGAGACtggaaaaatcatttcagTGCAGAATTGAACGAACGCATCGACCAGTGGATAGAGAAACATCTAGCTGGAACCGATTTAAAATTCACTACACAATTAGAATGACTTTCGTTCTGAAACTGGATGACGAGAGGTTGGTAAAAGAACACTGCCCTTATTTTCTAATTGGACTTTTCGATTTAAAATTTCGCCTATTTGGTGCTTTCTATCTACTAGAAATTACATTGTTTTTACTTACGTATGATCCAGTGGCTGTTGATTCAATACACTTAATTATTTTCACCACCTGGTGCACAACATTCAGACGTCATGTTGTGGCTAGTCTGGACcaaactgaaaatgaaaattcgtCTGCACTTTCTAGTAAAATCGATAGATGGCGATGAAGGTAAGGCCATCCTAGAAAAGGTACAAAAGAATAACACAAAACTGGACGAAACCGGTGAACCAGGTGTATCGAAGACAATTTTCACggacaaaatttgaaaaaaacaaaaacaaaaaaaaaaaaaaaaactatttgaaaACATTCCATAATGAAATTGAAGATATGCCTTCGGCGTTTTTCGCATGTAAATAACCAGTCGCTATCTTTTTGATAGATGGTTTATTCAAATGCGAGTTCATTTCCCATTCATCTTGCAGGTTCACTTATGCAAATgatgccaaaaaaaacaaacaataatgGATAACAAAACACTGGGGGACATaggaaacgaaaacaagaaaacattgtgATTCAATATAACAGGTTACACATATATAAATTAACCATTATGAACGATTGCCTTCTAAAGTAGGGCGTTGTCCAATATGTTTAATAACATCTTATGGATTTCCAatatataatatttattttttaaaagaaagttaaaaaaaaaaaaaaaaacacttgttGGAAGGGAGCCAAACCTCTTCTTAATTGACGCCAGATGGACTTTTAATTAAAACCCCAACACCTAACAAAATTGATGCAGTTAATGCGGAGGGCAAGTTTTAGTGACGAAATAAAACTATTCATAACAGAAACTTGATCATTGAAAAGGGACAACGTAACAAGAGTCTTATTTCACGAGTGTTGCGAACCGAAACCAATTCCAACAAACAATGGGTAGACATTAAGCGATAAGAGTTAAAATGAGAAATAATTGAATATTATAGTGCACCTGTAGTATACACTGGTACAGGTGAGCCGCCTGCGTGTATAATGTTTTAACCGTGTACGCGCTTCGTCTTTTCAGATTTATTGCCACGTATTATcttgtcatttttgttgttgttgtttttttcgttagtTCCCAGAGACTAGACGACTATAAGATATGTACAGTGTCTGATGCAacacattttcatttcgtgAGCGTGAAAATTGTTAGCGAACCGTGCCGTCGAGGGCCCTCACCATTTCACTTTCTCTCTAACAAATCTTCGTTTTTGCGGCACGTCATTCGACTCGGTCGAGTTCATCACACGACTTGGATTTGCTTCGGTCCACAATCCAAACAAATAAGAGagaaacaaagcaaaaaaaaaaaataaaaataaaaatggattaaatttaattttagaaacaaaaattacgaCGATGCTACTGTGCGGTGCAACGTGAAAGTGGCTCTACACCGTCTCTTGTAAAACAATCTTTCGGTAATTGAGAAAGCGCGTGTTCGATGGTACATACCTTCTGTTGGCAGTGTCCCGGCGCGCAGCGTGAACCACGACGTGACCGTTGCGAATAGATTTGAAAACGGCGATGGCCTCGGCGTGCGACAGGCCCTGCAGAGGCGTTCCGTTTACCGCCAGGATCTCATCGCCTGCGTTTACATACACAAGAAGGACCATCATGATGAAAACATAAACTACGCAacataagttttttttttttttttttttttcagagagtTGAAATCGTAAAgatgtggaaaaaaataaataaaataaaacaaacacataAAACATGGGAAATTAACTGGGCGTTAGTTACagtttgtatctttttttcggttattgttctttttttttttttctagatttttttgttgttgttgtggatcttcgaaaagaaaaaaaaaatagaggcaACGTAAAAGAAGTTTTTGCCGAAGGCCGCCGCCGGTgtataacaaacaaaacgggCGGTGATGGTCGAACGAAATATTACCAACTATAAAGCTGGGCGCTAACCacagggaggaaaaaaaaaaaaaaaggcccgtTTTGAAAATGCTTTTCAAATTGAGATTAACAACAGCCACAAATTCTAAGGcaataacacaaaaagaaatgaagaagaaagcaatagaaaaaaaaataaacgagtGCAGTTTTATACCTTCTCTTAGTGTGCCTTCCTCGGCTGCTTGTCCACTTGGAAAAATGCTAACagagatttgaaaaaaaaaaaaaaaaaaaaaaagacatttaaataaaacatttcctCGTGAATCTCATTAGAACGaatagagaaataaaaaaaagaaatgtcgaaCTATTTATAATACGTTTTGACGTAGATGCCCATGGATCCCTTTGGCGAGTCCCGTCCGCCGACGACGCTGAAGCCGAGGCTCTTCTTGCCCGCCCCTTTCTCGTACGTGATGGTGTAGATAAAGAGTGACAACGATTTGGGTCGTCTTGAGCCCATTTCACCTGCCGACGTCGAAGTGCCGGACGGAGTCGTCGTCGACGTCGTTTCCCCCGTCCCGCTTAGCGGGCCCATCGATTTGCGCTGTGGGTGGGCTGACCGCGAACGACGCTGATGCGGCGTCTTATTTCGGACCTTCGTCGCATCACCTTGCGTCAGCTTGTGGATCGAGGCCAAGGCTGGAGAAGACCGGACGCTTGGGTCGTAATAACGAGGCGGTGAAGGTGAGGACACTCGTGGAATGGGAGTCGGCGACGGACTGTTGTCCGCCGTATCCGGACCGCTCTCGTCCGTCGTCGAACGACCCCTACCGTTGGCCGCCGTTTCCCCACCGCATCGAGCAATGACGATGTCCACTTCTCTGGGAGCATTTTGAAGAATATCGCGCGCTTCTTGCAGTCCGACGCCTCGCAGTCGACAGCCATTTACATTAATGATTTCATCGCCGATTTGAAGTCGGCCATCCCtgaaataattaaacatttgtttgtttgtttgtttttttctcaattgtaataaacaaaaattgaaaggtGAAAACGAGACTCACCTGTGGGCTAAAGCTCCCGGCTCAATTCCAGCAATGACGTAGCCGACCGATCCGGAATCGGGACTGGGTTTCTTCTTGATATAGATGCCCAGTTCGCCCGTCTCGCCTTTGACTAGTCGCAACATTTTGAATTGACGTtgcggttgttgttgtggcgcttgttgctgctgttgcgtGTGATAGTGTGGCGCGTAAGCAAACGATGACGAAGGACGTGGTGGTTGCTGATTGATTTGCTGGACGGCGTATCCCGGTGGTAGAGAAGACGCCATCATCCCGTGATCCGTGCCATCGCCAAGCGTTCCATTGCCGATTTCCATCAACACAGTAGGCTGCAGCCATTTCTTACGATCGAGGGACGACGAACGGGCGTAGCGGCTGGCCAGCGCAGAGTCCCCAATGACGGGCAAGTGCCTAGGACTTCGCGATCCACCCGTTTCTAAGGATCTCAATTGAGCCACGCCAAACATGACGCTCGGCTCCTTGCGCGCGATCGATTGTTTCAACGTGTCcgcttgttgattgttgcAACGGCAATTGCAACATCTCTGTTGATGCTGGCCCACTCTCGCTGCACCGTCCACCACGTCGTAATGCTCGTCCAACGAAAACGCATCGCCCTGATCCATCGATCGGTTCATCGTCGGTGTGGGTGTAGGGCGAGACCGGTTCGCTTCCGGCTCTTGTTCCGCTGGCTTCAAAGacgaaacaaacgaaacgTGAATGCTACTCGCTGGATCGGGCTTGCCAATGTCCGCTGACGTCCGTCTTGGCGACTCGTATCCGTTGCGAGTGGAATCGCTTTCATATCCGCTCTCCTCCGACCGGTGACTGTTGGCCGACGAAGTTTGTTGCGTCGCTTCCGCCGCTGATAGCGGCAACGCTGCTAACGAGAAACTGCGCTTCCTGCGCACTAATTTAAACGCATCCTCCTGCTGACTGTGCCTGACACTGACGACGCTCCGATAGCGGATCGAGGCCAGCTGAAGATCCGGATGAGAAGACTGGCGAGCAGCTTCTTGCATCAAATCATCGCAACTGGCCGTCGTGTTGGCGTTCAATTCCGTGCCGAACTTTGAGCAAGTAGCCGGATGTGTGACGTCCGCGCTGGCCGTCTCCACCTCAGCCTCGCAGCTGGACGACAACAGAGGCCGATGAAGGCGCGAACGAATGAAAGAATAAGGGAAATGGCTCTTCTTGCTGACCGTGCCTGCCACGTCCGGCTGCATGTGGCCCATGACGCTCGACGCGGACACGTTCTCCAAGCTGACGGAGCGATTAGGTAGCGGCATCAAGCGGTTGCTGGGCGTGCCACTGATGCTACTCTCTCGAATCAAGATGCTTTTCTTTTGCGCTTCTTGAATCACGTccggcgtggcagccaacaaTTGGGCCAGCATCAACGGATGCGCGGCCTCTTGGTGCTGGGCTGCGTGTTGCATGGCCGGATCGGCACGTGCCGAAGGTTTGGACGAGCGCAAAAACAAGTTACGAAGCGATTCGACCCGACTAACTCGTCTCTTGGCGCCCGTCTTGTTATTGACGACGGCCGGTCTGCatcgctgctgttgttgctgcagcAATTTCTTGCCGCTCGTCGCAGGGGCCACGCCCTCGCACGACTGACCGAACGCATTTTCGGCTAAAAGTGCCGTTGGTGACGAACATGTCGGCACCGGTTCGACCGGTCCGTCTccttgttgctgctgctgtccATCCATCAAAGGAGTCGAATCGCTGACGTTTGCTGACGGCTGATTCACCACTTTCTTATTCTGCTCCCACTTGCGACCGACCTTCTTGCCCCATGTCGATGGCCCACCTacttaaacacacacacacacaaaaaaaaaatcagagtGTTGTGagacacgaaaatgaaatgcatcaaatatttcttttttttttttttttaaggccgGCCTTGTCGATTCAAGCGAAACCGATAAGTAAGAACACGCAAGGCACGCGATTCAATCTCTGTCATTGGCGTTCGTTCTGATGTCAAACGCCTATTGTTGCGATATACAGACAGAAATAGAACGGACCCAGATTAACAGCTTGCATTCTTCTCGGCAAAGactttctctctttcaagttcgtttttttttttttttttttttaaaaaaaaaaaaaaaaaagaatcggtttgtttttttgttgttgttacggGGCGAAAGTGATGGTTATCGTTTAAGTGCGTTCTTCTATTTCCAAGGATGGTCGCAATAAACTTCTTGCGCATCTCTCGCTTATTACACACAAGAGAGGCAATCAAACACGGTCGATGCTCAGGCTGATGACTTGGcccttttaaaatattttgtcaccatttctttctttttattctatttgaaaatgtgaaTCACGCACGACGTGTTGTCGTGATTACTAAATGCACCGTGAAACGGCAATCACACAACGATGGTCGTACTTTTATTTGACTTTTAgccgttcgtttttttgtttttttttcgcttctctTCGACCGTGCGGATATTTGGACAGTTCGTGAGTTTAtcacggaaagaaaaatggcgttcGAAATGAAAGTTGTCGAGTCACAACACTGATACCTAGACGTTTTGTCTTCTTCGCCAAGACATCCTTTTCTTGACTAcctacttgtttctttttgagtTTCTGTCGATTGTAAaatgaaaggagaaaacagaaaaaataaaaaaaaaacgtagagcCAACAGATGAGCAAGACGAGAAAAGGAATgcgttttcaaaaaacattCACGTCAAACAGGCTGGAAACTAAAACGAGATAAGCTAATACATCCCGCACGAAAAACAATCAAACGTGAACGGTGAAATCGAGCACacaaaacggaagaaaaaaaaaaaaaaaaaaataccaaataACTGACCTTTGCTCTTGTGGGCTTTTGGCGAATTGATGACGACGATGGCCGGCACAGCTTTGACGGTTTGATAGTTGTTGTCATCCAAAGTTTCACGTTCGCTCCGGCCGCTGACACTCAACTGGTCGCCATCAGTTCCGCTGCCTGTCGATTCCATCGAAATTAACAGCGCCGCCGCTTCTGGACCTCCCGTGCTATTCGTCTCGTGCAATTGCGGGTGCTGGCCATCCGTCCGTCTCCGGAAGAGcctcatcttttttcttctttttttttttttttttcggtttgtGGTTTTTGGTGCGAAAATCAAGGTTCACTGCATCGAAATGTCACAACCAACCGGGGGTAATGATGAGGTCAAGTTGACTGGGACAATGGCAATTCTGGCAATCACAAATGAAATTCGGTGAAGGTTGTTGATAGTCAaacaggaaataaaaaaaaaaaaaggccttccaacttattttcaaatcatttgaaaCAATGCAAGGGCGAAAAGAGCCTCTCTAGAAATCCAAAAACGAACAGagggaaaacaataaaaaatcacgaaaaaacGACACGAACGGAACGGTGCGACTGCTCGGCACGAACGAGCCACCCGTACTGATGCACGCGTGTTTTCGTCAGTCGTCACCGCGCTCCCCGTCCCTGtgtgtgatttctttttcccattcctTCAAGTGGCACAGGTACACTCACACGCTGACAGataccacaaaaaaaaaaaaaaaaaaaaaacttttaaaaacaaaacaaaaaaaaaaaatacatacagAAGAAACACGGGGTGGGTAGACACCTTCAACACCATCGAACCAAAGAACTTTTATTAATTCCCCcttccttgcttttttttttttttttttttacttgtagGAGGAGAAACTGAACCGAATGATGTCGGTGGATTAAGGTTACGAACcgaatgttttaaaaaaaaaaaaaatcggagcAAGTCAAAAAGACCCCAGCATGCACACGACCTATTCCGCCCGGCAACAGCCAAATGATTCGTGTACACGAGTAACGAGTACCTTTCTCTCGTGATGcaaaccatttcttttttctttttagatatGCTAATGGCATTATAGAGGATGGCACAATAGAACATaggaataaaaaatcaaatatgaAACTGGTTGTACCACCGTAGACAAGAGAAAGGGAATGGGGCAGTCCAGGTGCCATTTTGCCACGTGAACTGAACGCAATGGCGTTCGAACGCCAGTGGACCGCGTTGACTTGTGCGGAGCATCGCTCAATGCTCCGATGGCGTGAGAGAATGCTTCTGGGTCTACGCACACAACACCaaacttacacacacacacacacacacaaatggaTGAGCAAACGCGTTGCCACTTCAAGTTCGACTCTGCCAGCAACACTCGTCTACACTTCGAGTCGCCTCATTAAATACCAATTATTCTTCCCTctgccccttttttctttttcgtctccCTTCCCTCTACTTTATTTTGCCTTGGGAGAATCTAAATGACCGATAGatgtaaagaagaaaaaaaagttgtccACGTTTGTGTATCCTCAGgtgttttgtgtgtttggGTGGCTGGGAAATACCTGACATCTAGCGCGATGTTGTGCGCACAAGTTTCCGTACAAATGTAGGGGGAGGTGGGCTGtattgtaacaaaaaaaaaaaaaaaggagaacagaTTAGCAGCTGATGCACGTGACATTGCCTGTGCCGCTAGCAAACGTCACGAGTTTTTGAGCGACAATGCGAGACGCAGAAGGCACAGTATTCATCACTTGGCTCATTA
The window above is part of the Daphnia carinata strain CSIRO-1 chromosome 7, CSIRO_AGI_Dcar_HiC_V3, whole genome shotgun sequence genome. Proteins encoded here:
- the LOC130699436 gene encoding uncharacterized protein LOC130699436; protein product: MLRDEERSTNRSVKEDEILAEWNVKFRKVDQSLSGNLKEHFPNCAEHGFVTSEPGGFFLMDEYSRHAEKIYRFQPRSDDVWVVTFPRCGTTWTQELVWMIMNDCDKIRAKAPLMVRSPFLELPYMLPFDATSPEIRNMMVTLETIEEMPSPRIIKSHLPFFLLHPKLLDTCKVVYVARNPKDVIVSCFYHHRLFDFHYFDGDVEKFAQYFMDGEVMFSPFFPHILDAWSKRHLPNMLFLFYEDLKKDLRGEIEKIAKFLGKSLAEEQLEDLREHLRFDNFAKNESVNMEPAKQFGRFNPDGHFVRKGKTGDWKNHFSPEMNQRIDEWIEKNLNGCADLKFVTQLEFQDSWNEFGSIGNLLITSQMSPGNEEVIMATTNIKFEVIPKTLTRPFKEHFPSYTEGLTRGDPGGFVLTPEYAKHADQLRNFQPRNDDVWIVTFPKCGTTWTQELVWMVMNECDEEAGKQPLTIRSPFLEFPYLTPAQAVNEPLELNKMVPVKAIETMPSPRLIKTHLPLYLLHPKLLDTSKVVYVVRNPKDVIVSYFYHHRLIKFQNYTGTLEDFAQYFMDDEVFYAPFFPHALEAWAQRHHPNMLFLFYEDMNHNLRGEIERVAAFLGKTLTGEQLARLVAHLRFETFGKNDAVNFEASKKMGFMNPEGRFIRKGQIGDWKNHFSAELNERIDQWIEKHLAGTDLKFTTQLE
- the LOC130699220 gene encoding sulfotransferase 1B1-like; protein product: MLHNEEVSTPKSVEDEILAEWNVEFRKVEKSLNGDFKEHFPNVDGFVRSEPGGFFMMDEYSHHAEKIYRFQPRSDDVWITTFPKCGTTWTQELVWMIMNNCDKMKAKAPIIIRSPFLEFPYMLRPGIMPAEMTQMMPTLEMVDAMPSPRVIKSHLPFFLLHPKLLDTCKVVYVARNPKDVMVSFFYHHQLMDVHGFEGDIEKFAQYFMDDEIMFSPFFPHILDAWNKRHHPNILFLFYEDMKKDLRGEIEKVAKFLGQSLSEEQLTDLREHLRFENCAKNESMNMEVAKQFGNMNKDGHFIRKGKTGDWKNHFGPELNKRIDEWIDKNLSGTDLKFVTELEFQD